A segment of the Necator americanus strain Aroian chromosome IV, whole genome shotgun sequence genome:
CCATTTGCTGCTGCGACTCAGATCTTTGCAATTTGCCAccggaagagaagaagagtatTACGGACACCAGTCCTGATGAGAACGAGACAGGCAGCAGTGACAAGCAGGAAGTCGTAGAAGTCGAAGTGAATGAGAGGAACAGCACATCGAACGCCACAGAGCTGGACGAATTTTCAGCATCCCTGATAGATCTACTTGATCACTCGAAGTTCCTAC
Coding sequences within it:
- a CDS encoding hypothetical protein (NECATOR_CHRIV.G14748.T2); this translates as MTHCFESYSDDMTQITASCQSPNTEQRLLDVCKQGCRNHTDLNITICCCDSDLCNLPPEEKKSITDTSPDENETGSSDKQEVVEVEVNERNSTSNATELDEFSASLIDLLDHSKFLRLPHAV